One part of the Musa acuminata AAA Group cultivar baxijiao chromosome BXJ1-5, Cavendish_Baxijiao_AAA, whole genome shotgun sequence genome encodes these proteins:
- the LOC135673041 gene encoding phosphatidyl-N-methylethanolamine N-methyltransferase-like, with amino-acid sequence MGAATAVAVAVSVGVVLPFPFYYLLWNHPQAWVDLCGKGVDPSHRMAQISHALKAIQFVSLLSVARISRPPWYCVVLFLLGQLLNFKVYQLLGEAGTYYGVRFGKNIPWVTEFPFGYIKDPQYVGSILSLLACLCWVPFQYIFLWILGYVFMIWVESTEDPTTRAKPLN; translated from the exons ATGGGCGCGGcgacggcggtggcggtggcggtgagcGTGGGGGTGGTGTTACCTTTCCCATTCTACTACCTTTTGTGGAACCACCCGCAGGCGTGGGTGGACCTGTGCGGGAAGGGGGTGGACCCCTCCCATCGGATGGCCCAGATCTCTCACGCCCTCAAGGCCATCCAGTTCGTCTCCCTCCTCTCCGTCGCCCGCATCTCCCGCCCGCCGTGGTACTGCGTCGTCCTCTTCCTTCTCGGCCAGCTCCTCAACTTCAA GGTGTATCAGTTGCTCGGTGAGGCAGGCACTTATTACGGTGTACGATTCGGCAAGAATATCCCCTGGGTTACAGAATTCCCTTTTGGGTACATAAAGGATCCGCAATATGTTGGAAGCATCCTGAGTCTACTGGCATGCTTATGTTGGGTCCCTTTCCAGTACATTTTCCTCTGGATTCTGGGATATGTTTTTATGATATGGGTGGAATCCACAGAAGATCCAACAACCAGAGCTAAGCCCCTAAACTGA